One window of the Pseudomonas lurida genome contains the following:
- a CDS encoding heme biosynthesis protein HemY, with the protein MKRFYVILVLAIAIALALAVGISKHTGYVLITYPHVLHYESSLWATVVAVFVLGLAIYLIRVLLSLVTTSGGVVNPWSRRNRSRRVQIAIEQGQMDLAEGRWASAERHLHRAAEAERHPLLYYLGAARAANEQGRYEESDGLLERALERQPQAELAVALSHAQLQLDRGDSEGALITLQAMHERHPHNAQVLRQLQRLHQQRGDWSSVIRLLPELRKDKVLPASELAELERRAWGENLSLAAQREEQGEAGLQSLERAWQQLTSAQRQEPQLVLAYAEQLRQLGADAKAEEVLRVAIKRSYDSHLIRLYGLLRGSDPARQLKFAEGWLKDHPGDASLLLTLGRLCLQNSLWGKARDYLESSLQVQRNPEACAELARLLAQLGDTERSNQLFQEGLGLLDNRLLASPLPVPARA; encoded by the coding sequence ATGAAGCGTTTCTATGTGATCCTGGTGCTGGCAATTGCAATCGCGCTGGCACTGGCTGTGGGCATTTCGAAACACACCGGCTACGTGCTGATTACCTACCCGCATGTACTGCATTACGAGTCGAGCCTGTGGGCGACTGTGGTGGCGGTGTTTGTCCTCGGTTTGGCGATCTACCTGATCCGGGTGCTGTTGAGCCTGGTCACCACTTCCGGTGGCGTGGTCAACCCGTGGTCGCGGCGTAACCGCAGCCGCCGCGTGCAGATCGCCATCGAGCAAGGCCAGATGGACCTCGCCGAAGGCCGCTGGGCCAGCGCTGAGCGCCACCTGCACCGTGCTGCCGAAGCCGAGCGCCATCCATTGCTGTACTACCTCGGCGCGGCCCGTGCAGCGAATGAGCAGGGACGTTACGAAGAGTCCGACGGCTTGCTGGAACGCGCCCTGGAGCGCCAGCCCCAGGCCGAGCTGGCGGTTGCCTTGAGCCATGCGCAACTGCAGCTGGACCGCGGCGACAGCGAGGGCGCACTGATCACCTTGCAGGCGATGCATGAGCGTCATCCTCATAACGCGCAGGTCCTGCGTCAATTGCAGCGCCTGCATCAGCAGCGAGGCGATTGGTCATCGGTGATCCGCCTGCTGCCGGAACTGCGCAAAGACAAAGTGCTGCCTGCCAGCGAGTTGGCCGAGCTTGAGCGCCGTGCCTGGGGTGAGAACCTGAGCCTTGCAGCCCAACGTGAAGAACAGGGCGAAGCCGGCTTGCAATCCCTTGAGCGGGCCTGGCAGCAACTGACTTCCGCCCAGCGCCAGGAGCCACAACTGGTTCTGGCCTATGCAGAGCAACTGCGCCAGCTGGGCGCCGACGCCAAGGCGGAAGAAGTGTTGCGTGTCGCGATCAAGCGCAGCTACGACAGCCACCTGATCCGGCTATATGGCCTGTTGCGTGGTAGCGATCCAGCCCGGCAATTGAAGTTTGCCGAGGGCTGGCTCAAGGACCACCCGGGCGATGCCAGCCTGCTGTTGACGCTGGGACGCCTGTGCTTGCAAAACAGCCTGTGGGGCAAGGCGCGGGATTACCTGGAAAGCAGTCTGCAGGTGCAACGCAATCCTGAAGCCTGCGCCGAGCTGGCGCGTTTGCTGGCCCAACTGGGTGACACTGAGCGCAGTAACCAGCTGTTCCAGGAGGGGCTTGGGTTGCTGGATAACCGTTTGCTGGCATCACCCCTGCCTGTCCCGGCACGCGCCTGA
- a CDS encoding uroporphyrinogen-III C-methyltransferase — translation MSETALPKDETQPALEAPVESPVIAPRRGNGLAIVALLLGAAGVAAGGWGIWQVRALQASSQQQLGQVQTLDDQSQCLKQSQQQLAARLAQLPGADELEERRRLVAQLQGDQQQLSQRLETVLGASRKDWRLAEAEHLIRLASLRLSALQDINSAQALVQGADEILREQSDPGAYAAREQLAKSLAALRSTEQPDRTGLYLQLAALRDQVVQLAAIAPEYQLTEPASEGRPNTDTDSRWKQWWEQISRYFRIDFNPDDNIRPLLAGQGLNQVRLALSLALEQAQWAALNGESAVYSRSLGEARSVLQDNFNQDNPQSKAMLARIAELEPKAVSVKTPDLAASLAAVQAYLERRHLSADEAKAAATPAKQE, via the coding sequence GTGAGCGAAACAGCCTTGCCTAAAGATGAAACCCAACCCGCACTTGAGGCGCCGGTTGAGTCACCGGTCATCGCGCCGCGCCGTGGCAATGGCCTGGCAATCGTCGCCCTGCTGCTCGGCGCCGCGGGTGTTGCCGCCGGCGGCTGGGGGATCTGGCAGGTCCGCGCCCTGCAAGCCAGCAGCCAACAGCAGTTGGGCCAGGTGCAGACCCTCGATGACCAGTCCCAGTGCCTCAAGCAAAGCCAGCAACAGCTGGCCGCGCGCCTGGCGCAATTGCCGGGTGCGGATGAGCTGGAGGAGCGCCGTCGCTTGGTGGCCCAGTTGCAAGGTGACCAGCAACAGCTGAGCCAGCGCCTGGAAACCGTACTGGGGGCCAGCCGCAAGGATTGGCGCCTGGCCGAGGCCGAACATTTGATTCGCTTGGCGAGCCTGCGCTTGTCTGCCCTGCAGGATATCAACAGCGCCCAGGCGCTGGTCCAGGGGGCCGACGAAATTCTTCGTGAGCAAAGCGATCCAGGTGCCTATGCCGCCCGCGAGCAATTGGCCAAGAGCCTTGCCGCGCTGCGCAGCACCGAGCAGCCGGACCGCACCGGGCTGTATCTGCAATTGGCGGCCTTGCGTGACCAGGTCGTGCAGTTGGCGGCCATTGCCCCTGAGTATCAGCTGACGGAACCTGCTTCCGAGGGGCGCCCGAACACTGATACGGACAGCCGCTGGAAACAGTGGTGGGAGCAGATTTCCCGTTACTTTCGCATCGACTTCAACCCCGATGACAACATCCGTCCGCTGCTCGCCGGCCAGGGTCTGAACCAGGTACGCCTGGCCCTTAGCCTGGCCCTGGAGCAAGCACAATGGGCGGCGCTCAACGGCGAGTCGGCCGTCTACAGCCGCTCCCTGGGCGAGGCCCGCAGCGTGTTGCAGGACAACTTCAACCAGGACAATCCGCAGAGCAAGGCGATGCTGGCGCGTATCGCCGAGCTTGAGCCCAAGGCGGTTTCGGTGAAGACGCCGGACCTGGCGGCGAGCCTGGCTGCGGTGCAGGCGTACCTTGAGCGTCGTCATCTGTCTGCCGACGAAGCCAAGGCGGCGGCGACGCCGGCGAAGCAGGAGTAG